The Manihot esculenta cultivar AM560-2 chromosome 11, M.esculenta_v8, whole genome shotgun sequence genome includes a region encoding these proteins:
- the LOC110626150 gene encoding dormancy-associated protein homolog 4 isoform X3 yields the protein MGFLHKLWDETLAGPAPDSGLGKLRKYDSFYAATQRSAPAVLPHQEMAITRSITILRTNSNFKNLSVDPGSAPDSPATPSTPGTPFTPGTPRGEFRRPTSWRKSSADGLDHTEPRRL from the exons ATGGGGTTTCTCCATAAGCTCTGGGACGAAACGCTTGCAGGGCCGGCGCCTGATTCAGGGCTCGGCAAACTGCGCAAGTATGATTCTTTCTATGCTGCCACACAAAGATCTGCTCCGGCTGTCCTTCCTCATCAGGAGATGGCTATCACTCGAAGCATCACTATTCTTAGGACTAATTCCAATTTCAAGAACCTTTCTGTCGATCCTGGTTCGGCTCCTGACTCGCCTGCTACCCCTAGCACTCCTGGGACCCCTTTCACAC CTGGGACGCCACGCGGGGAATTCAGGAGACCGACGAGCTGGAGAAAATCGTCTGCAGATGGACTAGACCACACCGAGCCTAGAA gattgtGA
- the LOC110626150 gene encoding dormancy-associated protein homolog 4 isoform X2, producing the protein MGFLHKLWDETLAGPAPDSGLGKLRKYDSFYAATQRSAPAVLPHQEMAITRSITILRTNSNFKNLSVDPGSAPDSPATPSTPGTPFTPGTPRGEFRRPTSWRKSSADGLDHTEPRSPTVHDWIVINALDR; encoded by the exons ATGGGGTTTCTCCATAAGCTCTGGGACGAAACGCTTGCAGGGCCGGCGCCTGATTCAGGGCTCGGCAAACTGCGCAAGTATGATTCTTTCTATGCTGCCACACAAAGATCTGCTCCGGCTGTCCTTCCTCATCAGGAGATGGCTATCACTCGAAGCATCACTATTCTTAGGACTAATTCCAATTTCAAGAACCTTTCTGTCGATCCTGGTTCGGCTCCTGACTCGCCTGCTACCCCTAGCACTCCTGGGACCCCTTTCACAC CTGGGACGCCACGCGGGGAATTCAGGAGACCGACGAGCTGGAGAAAATCGTCTGCAGATGGACTAGACCACACCGAGCCTAGAAGTCCGACAGTTCACGATTG gattgtGATAAATGCTTTAGATCGTTGA
- the LOC110626150 gene encoding dormancy-associated protein homolog 4 isoform X1, translated as MGFLHKLWDETLAGPAPDSGLGKLRKYDSFYAATQRSAPAVLPHQEMAITRSITILRTNSNFKNLSVDPGSAPDSPATPSTPGTPFTPGTPRGEFRRPTSWRKSSADGLDHTEPRSPTVHDWFLFIFFLTIILIHNKKLRLLIG; from the exons ATGGGGTTTCTCCATAAGCTCTGGGACGAAACGCTTGCAGGGCCGGCGCCTGATTCAGGGCTCGGCAAACTGCGCAAGTATGATTCTTTCTATGCTGCCACACAAAGATCTGCTCCGGCTGTCCTTCCTCATCAGGAGATGGCTATCACTCGAAGCATCACTATTCTTAGGACTAATTCCAATTTCAAGAACCTTTCTGTCGATCCTGGTTCGGCTCCTGACTCGCCTGCTACCCCTAGCACTCCTGGGACCCCTTTCACAC CTGGGACGCCACGCGGGGAATTCAGGAGACCGACGAGCTGGAGAAAATCGTCTGCAGATGGACTAGACCACACCGAGCCTAGAAGTCCGACAGTTCACGATTGgttcctttttattttctttcttacaaTAATATTAATTCACAATAAAAAGTTAAGACTTTTAATAGGATGA
- the LOC110626951 gene encoding trihelix transcription factor ASIL2 → MEDDEEIQSHASAATGSPSPSPPNGRITVTVAAAPPSSHHLQQQNDNSLSLTLPIQQPKTNGGGREDCWSEGATAVLIDAWGERYLELSRGNLKQKHWKEVADIVSSREDYMKAAKTDIQCKNRIDTVKKKYKLEKAKIAAGGGPSKWPFFERLDQLIGPAAKIPVTATAAAASLSSKVPVGIPVGIRSGGASGSNQYQFPQGKAQMKSNPVTKNQNVKAQLRKRAQVETESSSEEEENFPDSDDSLPQEKKPRGVQRGVNTKGVKERKGWGNSIRMLTQAILKFGEAYEQAESAKLQQVVEMEKTRMKFAKELELQRMQFFMKTQMEISQLKRGRRAGNGSNHHISGNSIIHNNDNSDSDN, encoded by the coding sequence ATGGAAGATGATGAGGAGATCCAGTCACACGCGTCGGCGGCCACAGGGTCTCCGTCGCCGTCTCCACCAAATGGAAGAATTACAGTGACTGTCGCGGCTGCGCCTCCGTCTTCTCATCATCTGCAGCAGCAGAACGACAATAGTTTATCTCTAACTCTTCCGATCCAGCAACCAAAGACCAACGGCGGCGGAAGGGAGGATTGTTGGAGCGAGGGAGCGACGGCCGTGCTAATAGACGCGTGGGGGGAGAGATATTTGGAGTTGAGCAGAGGGAACCTGAAGCAGAAGCATTGGAAGGAAGTTGCTGATATTGTGAGCAGCAGGGAGGACTATATGAAGGCAGCGAAGACTGATATTCAGTGCAAGAACCGAATCGATACGGTGAAGAAGAAGTATAAATTGGAGAAAGCGAAGATTGCTGCGGGTGGTGGACCGAGCAAGTGGCCTTTTTTCGAACGGTTGGACCAGTTAATTGGTCCAGCCGCCAAGATCCCTGTGACTGCTACTGCTGCTGCCGCTTCTTTGTCTAGCAAAGTCCCAGTAGGAATCCCTGTTGGGATTCGTAGTGGTGGAGCGAGTGGGTCGAACCAATATCAGTTTCCTCAAGGGAAGGCACAAATGAAGAGCAATCCAGTAACAAAGAATCAGAATGTGAAAGCACAGCTTCGAAAACGCGCTCAGGTGGAGACTGAGTCAtcttcggaggaggaggagaatttTCCAGACTCTGATGATAGTTTGCCACAGGAGAAGAAGCCAAGGGGGGTGCAGAGAGGAGTGAATACAAAAGGAGTTAAGGAAAGGAAGGGGTGGGGGAATTCTATTAGAATGTTGACACAAGCCATACTCAAATTTGGGGAAGCATATGAGCAGGCAGAGAGCGCCAAGTTGCAGCAGGTGGTAGAAATGGAGAAAACGAGGATGAAGTTTGCCAAAGAGCTGGAATTGCAGAGAATGCAATTTTTCATGAAGACCCAGATGGAAATCTCGCAATTGAAGCGCGGTAGAAGGGCAGGCAATGGTAGTAATCATCACATCAGTGGTAACAGTATTATTCATAATAATGACAATAGTGATAGTGATAACTAA